From one Lycium ferocissimum isolate CSIRO_LF1 chromosome 5, AGI_CSIRO_Lferr_CH_V1, whole genome shotgun sequence genomic stretch:
- the LOC132057665 gene encoding uncharacterized protein LOC132057665 has product MEKKMEELLEKSNRSARKATGLRYDDLCMHPDLDLPEGFKIPKFEMFNRTGNPRRTFAPTATNCRSLTKEATEWFATQDIRQWHTWEDMAESFMERFRFNVETVPDRYYLEKVKQKSTENYREFASRWRAEAARVQPPMCEGELVSVFIRSQEPDFYDRMLSMAGRPFAELVKMGEAIEDGLKSGKIVSVFNKASGQATAGIFRKKKEDVSIGPQSNRVPGTNSSLPHTPGPPQFQGSDPSATDFHVTELVGAAHRIDSPEVSMPAVYKMIASTILQNRFKPGKSLGKHLHGITELIPIP; this is encoded by the exons ATGGAGAAGAAGATGGAGGAATTACTGGAAAAATCCAACAGGTCCGCAAGAAAGGCTACAGGTCTAAGATATGATGACCTGTGCATGCATCCAGATTTGGACTTACCAGAAGggttcaaaatcccaaaatttgagATGTTCAACAGGACAGGGAATCCCAGGCGCACCTTCGCTCCCACTGCGACCAATTG TCGTAGTCTGACCAAAGAAGCCACTGAGTGGTTCGCAACTCAAGATATACGCCAATGGCACACCTGGGAGGACATGGCAGAATCCTTCATGGAGAGATTTCGCTTTAATGTTGAAACGGTACCCGACCGCTATTACCTTGAAAAGGTCAAGCAGAAATCAACAGAAAACTACAGGGAGTTTGCCAGCAGGTGGAGGGCCGAGGCAGCCCGTGTGCAGCCACCGATGTGTGAGGGAGAGCTAGTCTCTGTGTTCATTAGATCCCAGGAGCCTGATTTCTACGACAGAATGTTGTCCATGGCTGGGAGGCCATTTGCTGAGttggtcaaaatgggagaggccatagaagatggtctcaaatcTGGGAAAATAGTTAGTGTCTTTAACAAGGCATCTGGACAAGCTACTGCAGGAATCTTCcgcaagaagaaagaggacgtg AGTATTGGTCCCCAAAGCAATCGAGTCCCTGGAACAAACAGTAGCCTCCCTCACACTCCAGGACCACCCCAATTTCAAGGTTCTGATCCCAGTGCAACGGATTTCCATGTGACAGAACTAGTGGGAGCTGCCCACAGGATAGACTCCCCAGAGGTCTCCATGCCTGCGGTTTATAAAATGATTGCTTCAACTATACTTCAGAACAGGTTCAAACCCGGGAAGAGTCTGGGAAAGCATTTGCACGGCATCACTGAGCTGATTCCCATTCCTTAA